TGTGTAAGCGTCGTCAATGTCATATACCGTATATAGGGCGAGACGGGTGACTACAGCTGCAACAAAAAGCATTGGTACCGCATATGTGAGGATCTGCCAGATTCCGAATGCAATGTCGGCATTACTAAAAATTGAATACACGAGTACGGCAGGTGCGACACCGAAAGAAACAGTATCAGCTAATGAGTCAAGGTATGGTCCGATTTCTGATCCACCCATGTAGCGGGCGACAATTCCGTCAAGACCATCCGCGATTGCGGCAAGTAAAATGAGTCGTGCCCCGAGTGATGGATCATCGAACGAAATAATCACAGCAAGGAATCCAAGTGCTGCATTTAGAAGCGTAATCGAATCTGCAAGACTGAACCGGCCAGCAAACCGAGGCTCCATATACCTAATCTGTATATGGCCCCTTATTACGCTTTGTTCTTTGTTTACCAAGGCGATGTTTCTGATCAGATAAAAACGACAAATAATAGAATACAGAAACAAGAACGAGCTACGTATTATAGGTCAACTTCGTCTTCTTCAACATCGACGGAGGTCTCTTCTTCAGCAGCAACTTCTTCAGGTCGAGCTTCAAGTGACATCTTCTGAATCTCAACGCGGCGAAGCGGGTAGACTGTCTTGGCTTCGCTGTAGATCGCACTTGAAAGCCGGCCTTCGACGACAGAATCAATGACTTCTTCGAATGTTCGTTCGCGCGTTGTCTCTCGGATCATGTCGATCATAATCCGACGAATAGCACGCTCTTGGCTTGCATCTGCGTTCTTCGTCGTGAAGGCGACTGGTTGAATTTGAACACGGTAATCATCTGCAGTAAGTTCCGTGACATAGGCTTCAACTTTCGACGCACCGCGTCGAACCAACGATCGAAGATAATCACGCGTCAATTCGTGCTTGATAAATTCGGTGTATGCTGCGTCGCTGCCAACATCAGTAATCTTAAACTCCAACTTCGTATTGTTCTCGCCAGCATCGTTTCGCAGTTCACCAAGCGTCGTTTCAACGGTTCGTCCGACTACCTGTTCTGGGTCTTTGGCGGGCGTTTCTCCTAATTCGGCCCGATCAAAGTGTTCGGGCGCATGTACGGTGTACCACCGCTTTCCTTGTCGTTGTCGTGATACGGATCGTTCACTCATAATTATGAATTGGTTGTGTTATCGTATTGCTTTGTTGTCTGTGCGACTGAAAGAGCGACATCAAGATTCAACAAATAATCATCAACAGTTGCTTCCAAGCTTGCAGTAGACTCTCGGTCGATAATAGTTACGACAGCGCCGTCCTCAACAGTTGTTGATACGTCTGCAGTGTTGTCTGGGCGAAGAGCCGCAGCAACCATCTCAGGGTCTTCGACAGTACTCTCAATGCGTGTCGATGGAGTCATATTTCACCTCGAATACTGTTAGCAAGGTCATTTTGTGCCGGTGGTGAATCACACTGAATGTGTGCCCGGGTTGTTGTCCGGTCAAATTCTCCACCAGTGTGTTCAGTAATCCCCTCGATCGCCGCAATGAGCCGATCTTCATCCTGTGCGGCGACTGCGACACCTTCGTCGCTACGAGCTATTGTTACTGGCTCCAGTGACATTGTATGCTGAACAACGCGAGCAGCCGTCCGAATCCACGTCCAGTCACCACTAAAACTGACAACGCCATCATATCGGTTTAGCTCGACATCGTTGAGTTGTTGGTGAACCGTCAAAGCATGTTGCCGCCATGTTTCGACTGCTGCCGACTGTACATTGCCTCCGATGGCTAGAGCAACGGCGGTTCCCGGATGAGATTGAGTCGTTGACATCAATATATCCGCGAACCCTTCAAGAGTTCGAAACTGATGAGACGTCACATGTGGATACAGAAATGATTCCACATAGTCTGCAGCTCGCTTCGGATTTGGTCCGTCTGTTGCATTAATCGCAACAGCAGACGCAATTTGTCGTAGCGTCTCATCAGAGTCGATCTGATCAATATCTACACCAACACGATCTAGCATGTCAGCAACCTGGGATCTGTCTCCCGAGAACGGTGCATGAATGAGCAGAGAGTGTGCGAGTCCATCGACGAGATCGTCAACCGGGATTCCAAGCCGTGAAGATCGAGATTGCTCGGGGTCCCGGGCTAAGCTAAGCAGTTCCGGAAGTTTTTCAGGATTTTCTCCTTTTGCAATGATACCTGCAAGAGGAAGGTGTGGATCTGGATCAGCACCGAGACGTTTCACAATTGAAACAGCCATTTCAACCGGTGTATGCTCAAGGACTATATCTGCCAGATCAGGATCCGTTAGTGACCCAATAGAAATCGTCACTGCATCAGCATCTCCGGCGCTAGCTCGCATGGTTCGATCATCTTGAGACGTTGTCGGGGATACCTGAAACGGTATCTGCTGCTCAGCAAGCCCTTGTGTCAACACTCCAGCAGCTGCAATGCTATCTGCAAATTGCTTTGTGAGAATACGGACCAGTGGTGCTCCACGCAACGCTGTTACGGCGGCATCCGGATCGATCGTCTGCTCTGTGGAGCGCCTGGCCGTAGACATCAGTCAAGGAGGGACTTTGCTGTTTCGTAGCTGTATGTGAAATCTTCGTCAAGCTCGTCGCCACGATAGTAATCGACAAGTCGTCGAACCTTTGACTCGACGTTTTGTCGCGCACGCTTGTTCTGCTTGTCCTGTGGATGTTCTTCGACGTGCTCGTTAAGACGGGCAGCACGTTCCATCAGATTCCGCAGATCCTCTGGGATCTCCGGCTCAGCATCGTGCTCTTCGAGAATTTCTGTAACCTTCTTTCCAGTCGCAGCTTTGACGTCTGGGACAGGAACACCAGCAACGCCTTCGTCACGGAGTTTCAGTCCGATCTGGCTTGGATCATGTCCCTGCTCTGCAAGCTGGACAACGCGCTCTTCGATTTTCTCTGGTTCAATGTCGCTCCACTCCGGTGGTTCGTCTGCCGCTGGCTTGTCCGAATCGGACGAGCCACGGCGTCGTGCATGCATTCGTGCCATATATAGAGGATAGGAACCGCACAACCGCAGAAAATGCACTCTAACGATGCACTACCGCAATCCCAAGCTGCACAATGCAGCGAGTCAGACTTGCGGTCGTGCTGTTCCCAAACAGATATATCGCATCCGCCATGAAAAGAATTTCTAAACGGTCTCCCAACAGGAGGATTAGAATGGAATATCCCAGAAGGCGTACTCTCGGTTTTTCTCTGTTTCTAAGTCCAGCTCACCGTCCATCAGCTCTCGTATCTCTTCTTCGGTTTCAGAGTCTCGTACACCCTGTCGAACCGGAACGAATGGATACCACTTGCCCCGTTTGAAATTATACAATAAATAGATCTCTTTATCGCCTGAAAAAGCAAATACAGCACATAATAGGTAATCGCCAAATCCTGATTCGATCAGCGTATCTGCAGCTCCATGAATGGCAGTCACCAGTTCATCAAAGTCTGAATTCTCAAGAATCACCCACGTATATCCATAGTCGTCTTCATGAATCTCCTGTCGTTTGGTTGTAATGCTTTGGGATACGCTCATCAGATCCTCAATTTCTTCGACAGCAGCGTCAAAGTCAGATGCATCAACATTTCCAAACGCCAGTGCAGCTTGATCTAAGCTTCCATATCCGTTGGCTCCAAGAGTGACATACCCAGTGCTGATTTCGAACAGATCATCAGGGTCAGCGTCGGCCAAGACACCTTCCCCAAATGCAATCTCAACAATTCTTCGCACAGGATCAAACATCGAAGGTAGCCTAATCTTTCAGTGCCGGTATCATGTGTGTTTCGGATAGTACAATCTCTGACTGCTCGGTTACAGCGGTATCGAGGTGAAAGCCCACCGGCTTTAGCCGTGTGGAGGAGATCAAAAAAGGCAGCACCAGGTATACATTCACCATACCTTACATGTTTATAACTATGCGGATCGTTAACTCATACATGCAGGATACAATTCGGCTCGAAGAAGACACCATTGAACGGCTTGATGCCCATCGAGAGGAAGGACAAACCCGGGAAGAGTTTGTCGAGGAACTGCTCAACATCTATGAAAGCACAAGACACATTCAGGAAGGATACTCAGAGTGACCTATGGATCAACAGCAGTAACAAGGTGATAAAGCGTCCAGTTGACCGGAGTTTGGACACCAACAGCATCTCCCTGTTCAAGGATTGTTCCGGTAATTCCGTCAATTTCTGTTTGACCCCCGCGGTGTAGATCCTGGCGCATAGATGAGATATTATCAGCTGTGTTCTCAGCAACGGTTAACAGTCTTTGAACGGTTTGTTCAGTCGAGATATCAATCCCTTTTGCCTGCGCTACGTTTGTCGCTTCTGTTGTTGCCTGAATCGCAATCTCTCGTAATGGGCCAGTTGTGATTGCTCCGTTATCGACATCTAAGATAGCGGTCACAGGATTAATCCCAGCGTTGATTGCTGCCTTTTCCCAGAGCTTTGCCTCAATTGCATCTGTTACCGTCAGAGGAATATCAGCAGTTGTGAATGCTTCCTTGATGGTCGCAACGAGTTCATCGGACGCTGGAGTAAACGAACCAATTGTGACTTCGCCAATCCCGGTGCATTGAACGGTACCAGGCTCCTGAATTCTCGCACCAAACGTCGTTGTTCCGCCAAATATGGGTCCACTGAGATGTTCTGCTAGTATATTTTCATTTCCAATGCCGTTTTGTACCGAAAGAATAGCGTCAAATTGTCCCGTTGCTAGCTCTTCCGCTGCCTGTTTTGTATCGAATGTTTTGACAGCAACAATTGCAAGATCAGCGGTGTGCTTTGTGCCGTCGGTAGTTGTTTTGGGCCAGGTCTGTTGTTGATATTGTCCAGTGATTTGTAGTCCGTCAGTATCAACCGCATTCATGTGGGGGTCTCGGCCAACGAGTTTCACCTCATGTTCTGTGGCAAGTAACCCACCCAGCAAGCTTCCGATACTGCCTGCCCCGTAAATTATAATGTCCAAGCCCATGACTAGAGTTTATTCGTTGTCATTGGCAGACCACGCCGTTCCAATCCGATGCTTGCCCATCATCATTTCACCTTCATGTTCAGTAAAAACAACTTTCATATTTTCTTCCGGCAGGCCGAGTTGTTGTTCAGCAAGTTCCATAACAGCAAGTGCAAACTCTCTTT
This portion of the Salinarchaeum sp. IM2453 genome encodes:
- a CDS encoding protein sorting system archaetidylserine synthase (This PssA-like phosphatidyltransferase, along with a PssD-like decarboxylase, is required in Haloarchaea for the archaeosortase ArtA to replace the PGF-CTERM sorting signal with a C-terminal lipid anchor.) translates to MEPRFAGRFSLADSITLLNAALGFLAVIISFDDPSLGARLILLAAIADGLDGIVARYMGGSEIGPYLDSLADTVSFGVAPAVLVYSIFSNADIAFGIWQILTYAVPMLFVAAVVTRLALYTVYDIDDAYTVGVPSTLASTVISAGVLTSFVSPEALLGLTAVFCYLMIIDVDYPDLLPRDALLMGAIQVLAILVPTAFSGIFPIILLLGALAYLVFGPILYWR
- a CDS encoding 30S ribosomal protein S3ae — encoded protein: MSERSVSRQRQGKRWYTVHAPEHFDRAELGETPAKDPEQVVGRTVETTLGELRNDAGENNTKLEFKITDVGSDAAYTEFIKHELTRDYLRSLVRRGASKVEAYVTELTADDYRVQIQPVAFTTKNADASQERAIRRIMIDMIRETTRERTFEEVIDSVVEGRLSSAIYSEAKTVYPLRRVEIQKMSLEARPEEVAAEEETSVDVEEDEVDL
- a CDS encoding KEOPS complex subunit Pcc1, yielding MTPSTRIESTVEDPEMVAAALRPDNTADVSTTVEDGAVVTIIDRESTASLEATVDDYLLNLDVALSVAQTTKQYDNTTNS
- a CDS encoding 30S ribosomal protein S15, whose translation is MARMHARRRGSSDSDKPAADEPPEWSDIEPEKIEERVVQLAEQGHDPSQIGLKLRDEGVAGVPVPDVKAATGKKVTEILEEHDAEPEIPEDLRNLMERAARLNEHVEEHPQDKQNKRARQNVESKVRRLVDYYRGDELDEDFTYSYETAKSLLD
- a CDS encoding PspA-associated protein PspAB — translated: MFDPVRRIVEIAFGEGVLADADPDDLFEISTGYVTLGANGYGSLDQAALAFGNVDASDFDAAVEEIEDLMSVSQSITTKRQEIHEDDYGYTWVILENSDFDELVTAIHGAADTLIESGFGDYLLCAVFAFSGDKEIYLLYNFKRGKWYPFVPVRQGVRDSETEEEIRELMDGELDLETEKNREYAFWDIPF
- a CDS encoding ribbon-helix-helix protein, CopG family, whose amino-acid sequence is MQDTIRLEEDTIERLDAHREEGQTREEFVEELLNIYESTRHIQEGYSE
- a CDS encoding ketopantoate reductase family protein, which produces MGLDIIIYGAGSIGSLLGGLLATEHEVKLVGRDPHMNAVDTDGLQITGQYQQQTWPKTTTDGTKHTADLAIVAVKTFDTKQAAEELATGQFDAILSVQNGIGNENILAEHLSGPIFGGTTTFGARIQEPGTVQCTGIGEVTIGSFTPASDELVATIKEAFTTADIPLTVTDAIEAKLWEKAAINAGINPVTAILDVDNGAITTGPLREIAIQATTEATNVAQAKGIDISTEQTVQRLLTVAENTADNISSMRQDLHRGGQTEIDGITGTILEQGDAVGVQTPVNWTLYHLVTAVDP